Proteins from one Ornithobacterium rhinotracheale genomic window:
- the nusB gene encoding transcription antitermination factor NusB yields the protein MLGRRQLRAKAMQTLYAYYRGNDDVKSVEINMVKGVREIETLYMVLLELTLAIKSQAEQKIEIGLSKNFPTPEEANPNRRFVENPIFKVLEVNPQLIEFREDHKEFNWDVEDVYPKRIFRSFIESEEYNNYMTLDEVNFKEHSKIVCVLFEKFIAPSAEIASFLEDKKLNWANDLAVANTMVLNTLRSFTAKSDENTHLLKLLLDESHLDFTRELVRQSLRYQGELTQIIKETASNWELDRMALLDRIMLQMALAEFLHFPSIPTKVTINEYVEIAKNYSTLNSATFINGILDKASKDLNGAGRIRKSARGLM from the coding sequence ATGTTAGGAAGAAGACAATTACGCGCCAAGGCAATGCAAACCTTATATGCTTATTATCGTGGAAACGATGATGTGAAAAGTGTAGAAATCAATATGGTGAAGGGGGTGAGAGAAATTGAAACCTTATATATGGTATTGCTAGAGCTTACGCTGGCAATTAAAAGCCAAGCTGAACAGAAAATAGAAATAGGTCTTAGCAAGAATTTTCCTACGCCAGAGGAGGCAAATCCGAATCGCCGATTTGTGGAAAATCCAATTTTTAAGGTATTGGAAGTTAATCCACAATTGATTGAGTTTCGCGAAGATCACAAAGAATTCAACTGGGATGTAGAGGATGTGTATCCTAAAAGAATTTTTCGCTCCTTTATAGAATCAGAAGAGTATAACAATTACATGACACTCGATGAGGTGAATTTTAAAGAGCATAGCAAAATTGTTTGTGTTTTGTTTGAAAAGTTTATAGCTCCGAGTGCAGAAATAGCTTCTTTTTTAGAAGATAAAAAATTAAATTGGGCCAATGATTTAGCAGTGGCTAATACAATGGTGCTTAACACATTGAGATCATTTACAGCTAAGAGTGATGAAAACACACATTTGTTGAAGTTGTTGCTTGATGAGTCCCATTTAGATTTTACAAGAGAATTGGTAAGGCAAAGTCTTCGTTACCAGGGAGAGCTTACGCAAATTATAAAAGAAACGGCGAGCAATTGGGAATTAGATCGCATGGCATTGCTAGATCGTATTATGCTCCAAATGGCTTTGGCGGAATTTTTGCATTTCCCAAGTATCCCTACCAAGGTTACGATTAATGAATATGTGGAAATTGCTAAAAATTATTCAACCTTGAATAGTGCCACATTTATCAACGGTATTTTGGATAAAGCCTCAAAGGATTTAAACGGAGCAGGCAGAATTAGAAAAAGTGCAAGAGGATTAATGTAA
- a CDS encoding DUF1573 domain-containing protein encodes MKRVKIVALALFASLAVVSCKKETKQEQELETQPVENTAVEQEEEPTVDPATAPTLVLAQEIYDFGDVKAGETAEQVITFKNEGRGPLIIKKAQASCGCTVPEYDQEPVPVGGEGKLTVKYKAPEVNGKVIKEVTLTTNTVKGRETFKITANVVGGKEREAAPVAPAPNL; translated from the coding sequence ATGAAGAGAGTAAAAATAGTAGCTTTAGCATTGTTCGCTAGCTTAGCCGTAGTTTCTTGTAAAAAAGAAACCAAGCAAGAACAAGAGCTAGAAACTCAACCGGTAGAGAATACAGCCGTAGAGCAAGAGGAAGAACCTACGGTAGACCCTGCAACAGCTCCTACTTTGGTTTTGGCACAAGAGATTTACGATTTTGGAGATGTGAAAGCAGGCGAAACAGCTGAGCAGGTAATTACATTTAAAAACGAAGGAAGAGGCCCTCTAATCATCAAAAAAGCACAAGCTTCTTGTGGCTGTACAGTTCCAGAATATGATCAAGAGCCAGTGCCAGTAGGAGGTGAAGGCAAGCTTACTGTGAAGTATAAAGCTCCTGAAGTAAACGGAAAGGTAATAAAAGAAGTAACACTCACTACCAATACTGTAAAAGGTAGAGAAACATTTAAAATTACAGCTAATGTTGTTGGAGGGAAAGAAAGAGAAGCAGCTCCAGTAGCACCAGCACCAAATTTATAA
- the yajC gene encoding preprotein translocase subunit YajC, whose translation MGGDGMMSLVFFGLMFVIMYFFMIRPQVQKQKKERKFQESLERGARIVTTSGIHGKVVEINGDIVTIETGAGKIRFEKTAISQELTAARYGNAAKEEEKK comes from the coding sequence ATGGGAGGAGACGGAATGATGTCTTTGGTATTTTTCGGATTAATGTTTGTAATCATGTATTTCTTCATGATTCGTCCGCAAGTACAAAAACAGAAAAAGGAAAGAAAATTTCAAGAATCGCTTGAGCGTGGAGCAAGAATTGTTACCACATCTGGTATCCACGGGAAAGTGGTGGAAATCAATGGTGATATTGTAACCATAGAAACAGGTGCTGGAAAAATTAGATTTGAGAAAACAGCTATTTCTCAAGAATTAACAGCTGCACGCTATGGTAACGCTGCGAAAGAGGAAGAGAAAAAATAA
- the rpsT gene encoding 30S ribosomal protein S20 — MANHKSALKRIRQTQTRRLRNKYYHTTMRNAVKALRAETDKEKATERFPEVSSMIDRVAKRNIIHKNKAGNLKSKLAKHINSL; from the coding sequence ATGGCAAATCATAAGTCTGCATTAAAAAGAATTAGACAAACGCAAACTAGAAGATTGCGCAACAAATACTATCATACTACTATGAGAAACGCAGTGAAAGCGTTGAGAGCTGAAACTGACAAAGAAAAAGCTACTGAACGTTTCCCTGAAGTATCTTCTATGATTGATAGAGTAGCTAAAAGAAATATTATCCACAAAAACAAAGCGGGTAATTTAAAAAGCAAATTAGCTAAGCACATCAACTCTCTATAA
- a CDS encoding C40 family peptidase — translation MPKAINYIVLLFAVAALSSCGTSSNYLSVKPEAKPIRVQKIKNLHAVKVSLKKPKINIEDKISPIIDTNRAKVIEKLENNSFTSYFDLTVNKLIHEAESYLGTPYRFGGTTRRGIDCSAFMQRIYEAEGIELPRISSSQAGVGVRVTKDELQKGDLIFFSTTSRSRVTHVGMVYDVQDGKVRFIHASSSKGVTVSSLDESYWNSRYRTARRVEEFATPQLVKNSEVKNKDI, via the coding sequence ATGCCAAAAGCAATAAATTATATCGTATTATTATTTGCAGTAGCAGCACTTAGCTCGTGTGGAACTTCATCTAATTATTTATCGGTAAAGCCAGAGGCTAAACCCATTAGAGTTCAAAAGATTAAAAATCTTCATGCTGTAAAGGTGTCGCTTAAGAAACCTAAAATAAACATTGAAGATAAAATCTCTCCTATCATAGACACGAATCGTGCCAAAGTAATTGAAAAACTTGAAAATAATTCATTTACTTCTTATTTTGATCTCACAGTCAATAAGTTGATACACGAAGCAGAGTCTTATTTAGGTACGCCTTATAGATTCGGAGGAACTACTCGCCGTGGAATCGATTGCTCTGCCTTTATGCAAAGAATCTACGAAGCTGAAGGTATTGAGCTTCCAAGAATTTCAAGCAGTCAAGCTGGGGTAGGTGTAAGAGTAACTAAAGATGAACTGCAGAAAGGTGATTTAATTTTCTTCTCTACTACATCTCGCTCAAGAGTTACGCATGTGGGAATGGTTTATGATGTGCAGGATGGCAAAGTGAGATTCATTCACGCTTCTAGCTCAAAAGGAGTTACGGTTTCAAGCTTAGATGAGAGCTATTGGAATAGCCGCTACAGAACGGCAAGAAGAGTAGAAGAATTTGCAACGCCACAATTGGTTAAGAATTCGGAAGTTAAAAATAAAGATATTTAA